A region from the Halobellus litoreus genome encodes:
- a CDS encoding CDGSH iron-sulfur domain-containing protein, with translation MSRLVEHDATGPLKLDESDLDPEKGDVAVCRCGLSGDFPFCDGTHRNTRSEDEDVLYRYVEEDGSLRRREVDRVAYAADETADDDAAENAE, from the coding sequence ATGAGCCGATTGGTGGAACACGACGCGACGGGACCGCTGAAACTGGACGAGTCCGACCTCGACCCCGAGAAGGGAGACGTCGCCGTCTGTCGGTGCGGGCTGTCCGGTGACTTTCCGTTCTGCGACGGGACCCATCGGAACACGAGGTCCGAAGACGAGGACGTGCTGTATCGGTACGTCGAGGAAGACGGGTCGCTACGTCGTCGCGAAGTCGACCGCGTCGCGTACGCCGCCGACGAAACGGCCGACGACGACGCTGCCGAGAACGCGGAATGA
- the gcvPA gene encoding aminomethyl-transferring glycine dehydrogenase subunit GcvPA produces MRDGGRHERTEGSPFAPHTAEETAEMLAAVGVDSEDDLFDVPSEVRFDDDLGIEPRSERELRAELSSTLAKNDDLTEFLGRDHHSHYVPSVVDDLSQRAEFLTSYTQYQPEITQGFLQALFEYQSQLVELTGLPVANCSMYDAATGLGEAARLADRVRRVSGSAVLVPEILHENKRAVLANYVDGTDLQIETYPMDDGTVDVEALSELADAETAMIYAENPTVHGTIEERLSEVGAVADEAGALFCLGTDIVALGLLEEPASVGADVVVGEADALGLPTAYGMGLGLFATREKFLRQVPGRLVGAGEDAGGKRAYTLTLQTREQHIRKERATSNICTNQAWVALRTAMHLALLGADGLVDLASQCVREAAALAAQLDELPGVRAPVHDRHHFREFLVRTDQPAPAIAQDLEANGFAVHVVDDHLLQACVTDVNASETDALVEAFEEAL; encoded by the coding sequence ATGCGTGACGGCGGTCGTCACGAGCGGACCGAGGGGAGCCCGTTCGCGCCGCACACGGCCGAGGAGACCGCAGAAATGCTCGCCGCGGTCGGGGTCGACAGCGAGGACGACCTCTTCGACGTTCCGTCCGAGGTCCGCTTCGACGACGACCTCGGGATCGAACCCCGGAGCGAGCGCGAACTCCGCGCGGAACTGTCGTCGACGCTCGCGAAGAACGACGACCTGACGGAGTTCCTCGGCCGCGATCACCACTCCCACTACGTCCCCTCGGTCGTCGACGACCTCTCACAGCGCGCGGAGTTTCTGACCTCCTACACGCAGTACCAACCGGAGATCACTCAGGGCTTCCTGCAGGCGCTCTTCGAGTACCAGTCGCAACTCGTCGAACTGACCGGCCTCCCGGTCGCGAACTGTTCGATGTACGACGCCGCGACGGGGCTGGGAGAGGCGGCCCGACTCGCCGATCGGGTTCGAAGGGTGTCCGGGTCCGCCGTGTTGGTCCCCGAAATCCTCCACGAGAACAAGCGCGCCGTGCTCGCGAACTACGTCGACGGCACCGACCTGCAGATCGAGACGTACCCGATGGACGACGGTACCGTCGACGTCGAGGCGCTCTCGGAACTCGCGGACGCGGAGACGGCGATGATCTACGCGGAGAACCCGACCGTCCACGGGACGATCGAGGAGCGGCTCTCCGAGGTCGGTGCCGTCGCCGACGAGGCGGGCGCGCTGTTCTGTCTCGGCACCGACATCGTCGCGCTCGGACTCCTCGAGGAACCGGCTAGCGTCGGCGCGGACGTCGTCGTCGGCGAGGCGGACGCCCTGGGGTTGCCGACCGCCTACGGGATGGGCCTGGGGCTGTTCGCGACGCGCGAGAAGTTCCTCCGGCAAGTCCCCGGCCGCCTCGTCGGGGCCGGCGAGGACGCCGGCGGCAAGCGCGCGTACACGCTGACGCTGCAGACCAGAGAGCAGCATATCCGCAAGGAGCGCGCCACCTCGAACATCTGTACGAACCAGGCGTGGGTGGCGCTGCGGACCGCGATGCACCTCGCGCTGCTCGGCGCGGACGGCCTCGTCGATCTCGCGAGCCAGTGCGTTCGCGAGGCGGCGGCCCTCGCCGCACAGCTGGACGAACTTCCGGGCGTCAGAGCGCCGGTCCACGACCGGCATCACTTCCGGGAGTTCCTCGTCCGCACCGACCAGCCCGCCCCGGCGATCGCGCAGGATCTCGAAGCGAACGGGTTCGCGGTTCACGTCGTCGACGACCACCTCCTGCAGGCGTGCGTCACGGACGTGAACGCAAGCGAGACGGACGCGCTCGTCGAGGCGTTCGAGGAGGCGCTATAA
- the gcvH gene encoding glycine cleavage system protein GcvH translates to MFEVPTDRKYQESHEYATTDGETATVGITDFAQDELGDVVFVELPEVGDEVTQGAEFGVVESIKAVSDLYAPISGTVTAVNEDLFDRPELVNQEPYGDGWMLEVEVSDDSEFDELLSADDYREQTE, encoded by the coding sequence ATGTTCGAAGTACCCACAGACCGCAAGTACCAGGAATCACACGAGTACGCCACGACCGACGGCGAGACCGCGACAGTCGGCATCACCGACTTCGCCCAGGACGAACTGGGCGACGTCGTGTTCGTCGAACTGCCGGAAGTCGGCGACGAGGTAACGCAGGGGGCCGAGTTCGGCGTCGTCGAGTCGATCAAGGCCGTCTCGGACCTCTACGCACCGATCTCGGGAACCGTAACCGCCGTCAACGAGGACCTGTTCGACCGCCCCGAACTGGTGAACCAGGAGCCGTACGGCGACGGCTGGATGCTCGAAGTCGAGGTCAGCGACGACTCGGAGTTCGACGAGCTGCTCTCGGCCGACGACTACCGCGAGCAGACCGAGTGA
- a CDS encoding extracellular solute-binding protein, producing the protein MASGTTVSRRTYLAALGTAAVGGYAGCVGSATESVFVLSAGSLASTFDDHVAPAFEAETGITVHGEYYGTNAVMRMVEDRTKHPDVIVSADATLLRDRLYGEFTDWDVEFATNSLGLGYHESTSVGRALDAGQPWYEVVRGADPGEVAISDPDLDPLGYRAVQAFELAAREHDLDGFREQMLQRVYTEPEEPQMMAGVESGSRAAAVVYRNMAIDHEMPFFEFPDAYNFSDPELADHYATATYTTDEGYTAAGRPIIYNATTKDGADNPDAGRRFVQFLADNPAILDDAGLTVTTALPESNGDPPGAIDV; encoded by the coding sequence ATGGCTAGTGGGACGACTGTCTCGCGACGTACCTACCTGGCGGCGCTCGGAACCGCCGCCGTCGGTGGATACGCTGGCTGCGTAGGGTCGGCCACCGAGTCGGTCTTCGTCCTGTCGGCCGGAAGCCTCGCCAGTACCTTCGACGACCACGTCGCTCCCGCGTTCGAGGCGGAGACGGGGATTACGGTCCACGGCGAGTACTACGGGACCAACGCGGTGATGCGGATGGTCGAGGACCGGACGAAACACCCGGACGTGATCGTGAGCGCCGACGCGACGCTCCTCCGGGACCGTCTCTACGGCGAGTTCACGGACTGGGACGTGGAGTTCGCGACGAACAGTCTCGGCCTCGGCTATCACGAATCGACGTCCGTCGGTCGCGCCCTCGACGCCGGACAGCCCTGGTACGAGGTGGTTCGGGGGGCCGATCCGGGAGAGGTCGCCATCAGCGATCCGGACCTGGATCCGCTCGGCTACCGGGCCGTTCAGGCCTTCGAACTCGCTGCGCGCGAACACGATCTCGACGGGTTCCGAGAACAGATGCTGCAGCGCGTGTACACGGAGCCGGAGGAACCGCAAATGATGGCCGGGGTCGAGAGCGGGTCCCGCGCCGCGGCGGTCGTCTATCGGAATATGGCGATCGACCACGAGATGCCGTTTTTCGAGTTCCCCGACGCGTACAACTTTTCGGACCCCGAGTTGGCGGACCACTACGCGACCGCCACCTACACCACTGACGAGGGATACACCGCGGCGGGCCGACCGATCATCTACAACGCGACCACGAAGGACGGCGCCGACAACCCGGACGCGGGCAGGCGGTTCGTGCAGTTCCTCGCCGACAACCCGGCGATACTCGACGATGCCGGGCTGACCGTCACGACAGCGTTACCCGAGAGCAACGGTGACCCCCCGGGAGCCATCGACGTATGA
- a CDS encoding DUF6789 family protein: MDPVRSSLAGGIAATIALLIFLLITDFLLAGVDIFVFATFTSLCAVGGPPYCELGSSTATLLTILWFFLLYAVAWPLLFAGFTWGLPGETGLAHGVVFGLLLWAGYVAVVLANVGLGGQTVGQNLPMLLVTFVAYLLYGLVLGGGYDRLAHHRTFLSSDRSA, encoded by the coding sequence ATGGACCCAGTGCGAAGCAGCCTCGCCGGTGGCATCGCGGCGACGATCGCGCTACTGATCTTTCTGCTGATCACGGACTTCCTCCTCGCAGGCGTCGATATCTTCGTGTTCGCCACGTTCACCAGTCTGTGCGCCGTCGGCGGACCACCCTACTGTGAACTCGGTTCCTCGACCGCGACGCTACTGACGATTCTCTGGTTTTTCCTTCTCTACGCCGTCGCCTGGCCGCTCCTCTTCGCCGGGTTCACCTGGGGTCTTCCGGGCGAGACCGGACTGGCACACGGGGTCGTGTTCGGCCTTCTCCTCTGGGCGGGCTACGTCGCCGTCGTGTTGGCCAACGTCGGTCTCGGCGGGCAGACGGTCGGCCAGAACCTCCCGATGTTGCTCGTCACGTTCGTCGCGTATCTCCTCTACGGACTCGTGCTCGGCGGCGGATACGATCGCCTCGCTCACCATCGAACCTTCCTCAGTAGCGACCGATCCGCATAG
- the gcvT gene encoding glycine cleavage system aminomethyltransferase GcvT, with the protein MALRKPPLYDVYAEDATFTGFGGWDMPVEFESIRTEHKAVRDSVGIFDVSHMGEIVVNGPDATILMQRLTSNDVEALSPGESQYSTITDESGTIVDDTIVYRLPEEENRYLFVPNAGHDDEAYRRWVDHRDEWGLDADVRNETDAWAMVAVQGPDAVETVDRASDADVTPLSWGDVIETEVAGVRSYVSRTGYTGEDGFEIIAPTDEIEPIWSAFAEDCTRCGLGSRDTLRTEMGFLLSGQDFDPDAEPRTPYEAGIGWTVALDTDFVGRDALATVAEAGVEETFVGLILRERGIARHGHDIVADGEVVGHVTSGTMSPTLGEPIALGYVPTSLSEPGTELAVVVRDQEKRAEIVPTPFIEDN; encoded by the coding sequence ATGGCCCTTCGGAAGCCACCGCTGTACGACGTCTACGCCGAGGACGCGACCTTCACCGGGTTCGGGGGGTGGGATATGCCGGTCGAGTTCGAGTCGATTCGGACCGAACATAAGGCCGTTCGCGACTCGGTCGGGATCTTCGACGTCTCGCATATGGGCGAAATCGTCGTGAACGGACCGGACGCGACGATTCTGATGCAGCGGCTCACGTCCAACGACGTCGAGGCGCTCTCACCGGGCGAGTCGCAGTACTCGACGATCACCGACGAATCGGGGACGATCGTCGACGACACGATCGTGTACCGACTCCCCGAAGAGGAGAACCGATACCTCTTCGTGCCGAACGCCGGCCACGACGACGAGGCGTATCGGCGGTGGGTCGACCACCGAGACGAGTGGGGCCTCGACGCCGACGTCCGCAACGAGACCGACGCGTGGGCGATGGTGGCAGTGCAAGGGCCGGATGCGGTCGAAACGGTCGACCGCGCGAGCGACGCCGACGTCACCCCGCTGTCGTGGGGCGACGTGATCGAGACGGAGGTCGCTGGCGTCCGCTCGTACGTCTCCCGAACGGGATACACCGGGGAGGACGGCTTCGAGATCATCGCGCCGACCGACGAGATCGAACCGATCTGGTCCGCGTTCGCGGAAGACTGCACGCGCTGCGGGCTCGGATCCCGCGACACGCTTCGGACCGAGATGGGGTTTCTCCTCTCCGGGCAGGACTTCGATCCCGACGCGGAGCCGCGGACCCCCTACGAGGCGGGCATCGGCTGGACCGTCGCGCTCGACACCGACTTCGTCGGTCGCGACGCCTTGGCGACCGTCGCCGAGGCGGGCGTCGAAGAGACGTTCGTCGGGCTGATCCTGCGGGAACGCGGGATCGCCCGGCACGGCCACGACATCGTCGCGGACGGCGAGGTCGTCGGCCACGTGACGAGCGGGACGATGAGTCCAACGCTGGGCGAGCCGATCGCACTCGGCTACGTCCCGACGTCGCTGTCGGAGCCCGGAACGGAGCTCGCAGTCGTCGTTCGCGACCAGGAGAAACGCGCTGAAATCGTTCCCACACCATTCATCGAGGACAACTAA